The following coding sequences are from one Coffea arabica cultivar ET-39 chromosome 11e, Coffea Arabica ET-39 HiFi, whole genome shotgun sequence window:
- the LOC140021166 gene encoding uncharacterized protein produces MVRMTRPHTLADTIEAAKLQERNLEAIRKTQGKMMHKCTPSPGIPPINKQNFTPHTKMKWPNFQYKKPETFSNQNTKTGTHTANQFRKITPSKLSYRREKGLCFKCAEPYTLGHICKQAHLNYMLIDDPWGAGENSDEPGKETEEFCDCPEGDLSNENIEVSIHALAGGTEHKTLKLKRKIAGMEIIILVDSGSTHCFIDERLAETIQLPAIGNPLTVRVANGEQLESRQLQGAVQWEMQGNKFTHQFNTLKLGSCHMVLGVDWLARYSPIEFDFRQLSMRFLQGRQPVELKGEVSKLKLKAIKGSKLTKWRKKQAYGISAQLCVLEEGKEDTEVIPAEMKSLLDKFEGVFAEPQGMPPRRSHDHSIPLKQGATPFQVRPYNCPYVQKSEIERLVKEMLQMVIIQPSNSHSASPVLLVKKKDGSWRFCVDYRQLNELTMKDKFPMPLIDELLDELHGSKYFTKIDLRAGYHQIRVKVEIYTRQLLGLTKAFMNSRLCPLG; encoded by the coding sequence ATGGTTAGGATGACCAGACCCCACACCTTAGCAGACACCATTGAGGCTGCAAAATTGCAGGAAAGGAACCTGGAAGCCATTAGGAAAACACAGGGAAAGATGATGCACAAATGTACGCCCTCACCTGGTATCCCACCTATTAACAAACAAAACTTCACCCCACATACCAAAATGAAGTGGCCTAACTTCCAGTATAAGAAACCAGAGACTTTTTccaaccaaaacaccaaaacAGGAACTCATACAGCAAACCAATTCAGAAAAATCACCCCCTCTAAACTAAGTTAcaggagggaaaaggggttgtGTTTCAAGTGTGCAGAGCCATATACACTGGGGCATATCTGCAAACAAGCTCACCTAAATTACATGCTGATAGATGATCCATGGGGAGCAGGAGAGAACTCAGATGAACCAGGGAAGGAGACAGAGGAATTCTGTGATTGTCCAGAAGGGGACTTGAGTAATGAAAACATAGAAGTGTCCATTCATGCATTGGCAGGAGGGACTGAGCATAAGACACTTAAACTTAAGCGTAAGATAGCAGGAATGGAGATCATAATTCTGGTAGATAGTGGGAGTACTCACTGTTTTATTGATGAGAGGTTAGCAGAAACCATACAACTACCAGCTATTGGGAATCCATTAACAGTCAGGGTTGCCAATGGTGAGCAACTGGAGTCCAGACAGTTACAGGGAGCCGTACAGTGGGAAATGCAGGGAAACAAATTCACACATCAATTCAATACCTTGAAACTAGGAAGCTGTCATATGGTCCTTGGAGTAGATTGGCTAGCCAGGTATAGCCCTATTGAGTTTGATTTCAGGCAGCTCTCCATGAGGTTCCTACAAGGAAGGCAACCAGTGGAGTTGAAGGGAGAAGTCAGCAAACTCAAGCTCAAGGCCATCAAGGGGAGTAAACTAACAAAATGGAGGAAAAAACAGGCATATGGAATATCTGCCCAGCTGTGTGTGTTGGAGGAAGGGAAGGAGGACACTGAAGTAATACCAGCAGAGATGAAGAGTTTGCTGGACAAATTTGAAGGAGTATTTGCTGAACCTCAAGGCATGCCTCCCAGGAGGAGCCACGACCATAGCATCCCACTGAAGCAAGGAGCTACCCCATTCCAGGTCAGGCCATACAACTGCCCTTATGTAcagaaatcagaaatagaaAGGTTGGTGAAAGAAATGCTACAAATGGTAATCATTCAGCCTAGTAATAGCCATTCTGCATCTCCAGTATTACTAGTCAAGAAAAAAGATGGTAGTTGGAGGTTCTGTGTAGATTACAGACAACTGAATGAACTCACCATGAAGGACAAATTTCCTATGCCTCTAATAGATGAGCTTCTGGATGAACTGCATGGCTCAAAATACttcaccaaaattgacttgAGGGCTGGATATCATCAGATCAGGGTCAAGGTGGAGATATACACAAGACAGCTTTTAGGACTCACCAAGGCCTTTATGAATTCAAGGTTATGCCCTTTGGGCTGA